The following coding sequences lie in one Actinomyces capricornis genomic window:
- a CDS encoding efflux RND transporter periplasmic adaptor subunit: MRRRALLAGGACAALALTAGAVMRARRIGPFSAPSEPSSRPFSGATDTVTRGDLQGQASVSGTLRYSEARTLTSGFEGVLIGLPASGTVLTQGDLLYRAGAEAAYLMHGALPAWRTLEAGVDDGEDVRQLQAALRSLGYLEGEPDNRFGRATTGAVLRWQRDAGLSRTGSVPLGQVVFSPGDLRVGPVSARLGDRVGMGSELYAVTSTTQVVDAPVKLSDQGLAAVGTAVTITMPDSSTASGTISTVGTPTEKTSGSGESKERIIPVTITLDEAGSSTAFQEASVTVALPSQTREDVLSVPLGALLALSPQQYGVEVVQDDGTTRKVPVTTGLFAAGRVEISGEGITAGQSVVVPQ, translated from the coding sequence ATGCGACGCCGCGCCCTGCTGGCCGGCGGAGCCTGCGCCGCCCTGGCCCTGACCGCGGGCGCCGTCATGCGAGCCAGACGGATCGGACCATTCTCAGCACCCTCGGAGCCGTCCTCCCGCCCCTTCAGCGGGGCCACCGACACAGTGACCCGCGGGGACCTGCAGGGCCAGGCCTCGGTGTCCGGGACACTGCGCTACTCCGAGGCCCGCACTCTCACCTCGGGGTTCGAGGGCGTGCTCATCGGCCTGCCCGCCTCCGGAACCGTCCTGACCCAGGGCGACCTCCTGTACCGCGCGGGGGCCGAGGCCGCCTACCTCATGCACGGCGCCCTGCCGGCCTGGCGGACCCTCGAGGCCGGCGTGGACGACGGCGAGGACGTCCGCCAGCTCCAGGCGGCACTGAGGTCCCTGGGCTACTTGGAGGGCGAGCCCGATAACCGCTTCGGCCGGGCGACCACCGGCGCCGTCCTGCGGTGGCAGAGGGATGCGGGGCTGTCGCGCACCGGGAGCGTCCCGCTGGGACAGGTGGTCTTCTCCCCCGGGGATCTGCGGGTGGGGCCGGTCAGTGCCAGGCTCGGGGACCGCGTGGGCATGGGCTCCGAGCTCTACGCGGTCACCAGCACCACCCAGGTGGTGGATGCCCCCGTCAAGCTCTCCGACCAGGGGCTGGCGGCCGTGGGAACGGCTGTGACCATCACGATGCCCGATTCCTCCACGGCCTCCGGCACCATCAGCACCGTGGGCACGCCCACGGAGAAGACCTCAGGATCGGGGGAGTCCAAGGAGAGGATCATCCCGGTGACCATCACCCTCGATGAGGCCGGGTCCAGCACCGCCTTCCAGGAGGCCTCGGTGACGGTGGCCCTGCCCAGCCAGACGCGCGAGGACGTGCTCTCAGTGCCCCTGGGCGCACTGCTGGCCCTGAGCCCGCAGCAGTACGGCGTCGAGGTCGTCCAGGACGATGGCACCACCCGCAAGGTGCCGGTCACGACCGGGCTGTTCGCGGCCGGGCGCGTGGAGATCTCCGGTGAGGGGATCACCGCGGGCCAGTCGGTGGTGGTGCCGCAATGA
- a CDS encoding ABC transporter ATP-binding protein → MRNRILSLRDVHRSYGEPPVTACAGVSLEVDDGELVAIVGPSGSGKSTLLNLIGTLDRPSSGTVEIDGLDVGSLDDASLSALRASRIGFVFQQFHLSDGVTALDNVADGLLYSGMPRSARLQRARRALERVGLGHRLDHRPHQLSGGERQRVAIARAVIGDPALLLADEPTGNLDSVSGASIVELLHELHRQGTTIIVITHDKELASRLPRRISLSDGRVVGDSMRKEDAHGSARITH, encoded by the coding sequence ATGAGGAACCGCATCCTGTCCCTGCGGGACGTGCACCGCAGCTACGGAGAGCCTCCCGTGACCGCCTGCGCGGGCGTGAGCCTGGAGGTCGATGACGGCGAGCTGGTCGCGATCGTGGGCCCCTCGGGCTCGGGGAAGTCCACGCTCCTCAATCTCATCGGAACCTTGGACCGCCCCAGCTCGGGCACGGTCGAGATCGACGGACTCGACGTCGGCTCCCTGGACGACGCGAGCCTGTCGGCGCTGCGCGCCAGCCGGATCGGCTTCGTCTTCCAGCAGTTCCACCTATCCGATGGCGTCACGGCGCTGGACAACGTGGCCGACGGCCTGCTCTACAGCGGCATGCCCCGCTCCGCCAGGCTCCAGCGCGCTCGCCGGGCGCTGGAGCGTGTGGGACTGGGGCACCGGCTGGATCACCGCCCCCACCAGCTCAGCGGGGGCGAGCGCCAGCGCGTGGCCATCGCCAGGGCGGTGATCGGCGATCCCGCGCTGCTGCTGGCCGATGAGCCGACCGGGAACCTCGATTCGGTCTCAGGGGCCTCGATCGTCGAGCTCCTCCACGAGCTGCACCGGCAGGGGACCACCATCATCGTCATCACTCATGACAAGGAGCTCGCCTCCCGCCTGCCCCGGCGCATCAGCCTGAGCGACGGCCGCGTTGTGGGCGACTCGATGCGGAAGGAGGACGCGCATGGCAGCGCACGCATCACGCACTGA